Genomic DNA from Pigmentiphaga litoralis:
GACCTGGGCATGAAGGACATTGCCACCACCGTGGCGGCCTTGCGCGACCTGCCCGAGTGCACCGGCAAGGTCGGCGCGCTGGGCTTTTGCCTGGGCGGCACGCTGTCTTACCTGGCAGCGACGCGATGTGGCGTGGACGCGGCCATTTCGTACTACGGCGTGGGCATCGATGCCTACCTGGGCGAAGCCAACGCCATTGCCTGCCCGACCGTGCTGCACGTGGCCGGCAAGGATGCCTTCTGTCCGCCTGATGCGCAGGAACGCATTCGCGCGGCGTTTGCCGATTCGGAACGGGTGCGTGTGTATGACTATGCCGACGTGGACCATGCCTTTGCCCGCACGGGCGGCGACCACTATGACAAGGCGTCGGCGCTGATGGCGCACCAGCGGTCGATCGAGCTGCTGCGGGAAGCGATCGGCCCGCGCTACAACCTGTCTGCCTTGTGGGACAAACATACCGAGTATGAATTTGCGATCCGCGACGCCGACAAGACGATGGCGACGATGGTGGCCGAGCCCTATGTGAACCACATCCCGACGATGACCGGTGGTGTGGGCCACGAGCAGCTGCATTACTTCTACCAGCACCACTTCATTCCGCGCACGCCTAAGGACACACGGCTGATCCCGATCTCGCGCACCATTGGCCTGACGCAGATCGTGGACGAGATGGTGTTCTGCTTCACGCACGACACGGAAGTGGACTGGATGCTGCCAGGTGTTCCGCCCACGGGCAAGACGGTTGAAATCCCGTTGGTTGCGATCGTCAAGTTTCGCGGCGACAAGCTGTATCACGAGCACATCTACTGGGATCAGGCGTCGGTGCTGGCGCAGGTCGGCCTGATCGATCCGGCCGGGCTGCCCGTGGCAGGCGCGGAAACGGCGCGCAAGCTGCTGGACGAAACCCAACCGTCCAACACACTGATGACGGCATGGGGCAAGCGGGAGGGACAGGCATGACACAAGCGACTTCGCCGCTGCAGGACGCCGACCTGGACGCGCTGGTACGGCCCGACAAGGTGCACCGCAAGGTATATGTCGACCCCGACATCTTTGCGCTGGAGATGGAACGCATCTACGGCCATATCTGGATCTACATCGGCCATGACAGCCAGGTGCCCTACACCGGCGACTATGTGGCGAGCCAGATCGCCGGGCACCAGGTGGTGATGGTGCGCGGCGCCGATGACAGCGTGAACGTGGTCTACAACCGTTGCCCGCACAAGGGCGCGATGCTGGTGCCGGAAGGCACGGGCAATACCCGCAAGCTGTTCCGTTGCCCCTATCACGGGTGGACCTTCCACCTGGACGGCACGATGATGACGGCGCCGCTCAAGAACGGGTATGAAGGCACGTGCTTTGATCCGGCCAATCCCGAGTTCCACATGACCAAGCTGGCGCGTGTCGAACGCTACCGCGGCTTCGTATTTGCAAGCATGGCCGCCGAAGGCCCGACGCTGAAGGAATTCCTGGGCGGCGCGATCACGTCGATCGACAACCTGTGCGACCGGTCACCGGTGGGTGAAGTGGAAGTGGCCGGCGGCGTGTTCCGCGTGATGCAGCAGTCGAACTGGAAGGTGTTCTACGAGAACCTGCACGACACCATGCACCCGATGGTGACGCACGAATCGTCGGTGGTGGCGGCGCGCCAGCAGTACCGCGCCTTGCCCGAAGGGTCGCCCATGCCGCTGGAATTGCTGGTCATGGACGGCAATGGCGAGCCGTATCCCTTCTGGGAAAGCCTGGAGCTGCGCGGCTTTGACAACGGCCACGGCTACATGGAAGCCATCTTCAACCCCAACGCGGGGAACGACCCGGTCATGCAGGAATACAAGGCGGCGATGCATGCCGCCTATGGTGAAGCGCGCACGGCCGAGATCCTGGGCATGAACCGCCACAACACGGTGATCTACGGCAGCGGATCGCCCCACACCGTGTTCCAGCAGTTCCGTGTGATCCGCCCGGTGGCCGTCGACCGCACCTTGATAGAGATCTACACATTCCGCCTGAAGGGCGCGCCACCTGCCGTGTTCGAACGGGCGCTGCTGTACGCCAACGTGATCAATTCGCCGTCGTCCAACGTGATGCCCGACGACATCGAGGTCTACAACCGCGTGCAGCTGGGGAACCAGAACAAGGTGGGCGGCGAGTGGGTCAGCATGCACCGCTACCACGGTACGGATCGCAAGCTGGACGATGGATCGGTGTCGATCAATGGCACCAGTGAATTGCCGATGCGCAACCAGTTCGCCGCATGGCGGCGCTACATGCTTGCCGGAGACGCCGCATGAAATTTCCCCTTGCTTCCTTTGATGCGCTAACGGCCGCCGACCTGCCCCGTGATGACGTGACGGCGATCGAGCAATACCTGTATCGCGAGGCCCGCCTGCTGGACGAAGACCGGTGGGACGACTGGCTGGCGCTGTTTTCGGACGACGGCATGTACTGGGCGCCGCTGGCCGCGGGCCAGGCCGACCCGTTGGGCCATGTCTCCTTGTTCTGGGAAAACGCCTTGCTGCGCGAAGTGCGCGTCAAGCGCATCACCAACCCGCGCAACTGGTCGCAGCAACCGCGCTCGCGGTGCGCGCGGGTCGTGGGCAACGTGATGGTGGATGGGCGGGATCCGGACACCGGCGACCTGGTGGTGAGTTCGCGTTTCCACTTTGCCGAGTGGCGCAAGGGCGGTGAACATCGTTCCCTGGCGGGGTCGTGCCGTCATCATCTGATCCAGGACGGCGCAAGCTACCGCATTCGCCTGAAGCGTGTCGACCTGATCAACAGCGAGGCAGTGCACGACCTGCTGCAGGTGTTCATCTGATGACAGCGCTGATGACAGCGCCGATGACCGCGGTGCCGATGCCGTCCCCCGCTTCCCGCACCGTCGTGCTGGCGGTGCACTATCAGAACGACGTGCTGCATCGTGACGGCAAGGTGCGCGTGGGCTTGAGCGCGGACATGGATGACGAACGCGCCCGCGTGGTCGAGCGGGCCAGTGCCCTGCTGGACGGCGCCCGCGCTCGCGGCATGGCCGTGGTGTCGGCGCGCGCGGCCTACCGTGAAGACGGGGCGGACGTGATCCAGAACTGCGCCATCTTCCGCAACGTGGTGAGCAGCGGCGTGCTGCGTGATGGCACGTGGGGCTGCGCCTTTCATGACGGATTGGGGCCGGTCGATGGCGAGTTCGTCGTCAAGCACACGCGCGTCAATGCGTTCTATGGATCGCCGCTGGAAGAAGTGCTGCGGCTGCTGGGCGCGACGCGCCTGATCATCGCGGGAATCTCCACGCATTCCGCGGTGGAACACGCCGCGCGCCATGCCGCCGATATCGGCTTTGACGTGATCGTGGCCGAAGACGCGTGCTGTTCCGCCACCCGCGCGACGCATGAGGCATCGCTGGCCAGCATGTCCTTGATCGCCACCATCATGACCACGGCCGACGCCGTGGCCGTGCTTGCCGAGGAGTCCGCCCGTGCCCGCCATTGAATCCCTGCACGACAAGGTCGCGATCGTGACCGGCTCCACCAGTGGCATTGGTGCGGACATTGCCCGCGCGCTGCGCGAGGCCGGCTGCCGGGTGGTTCTCGCCGGGATCGATGACGAAGCCGGTCATACCATGGCCGCGACGTTCGATGACGGGGCCATCTATCAGCACACTGACGTTACGGTGGATGCCGACATCGACGCCTGTGTGGCCGCGGCGATGTCGGCTTATGGCCGCCTGGACATCCTGGTGAACAACGCCTGCATCTATGCCGACAAGGGTATCGCGTCGACTCGCGAAGAATGGTTGAGCACGCTCAATGTGAACCTGGTCAGCGGCGCGATGTTCGTGCAGAAGGCGGTGCCCTTCATGACACAGCCGGGTGGCGTCATCATCAACCTGGGCAGCACCGGCGGCAAGTTTGGCGCGGCGCAACGCGCGCTGTACCCCGCCAGCAAGGCCGGCATTCTGCAATTGACGCGCAATGAAGCCGTGACCCTGGCGCCGCAGGGCATCCGGGTGCTGTCGGTATCGCCGGGCTGGACGTGGTCGCCCACGCTGGCGTCGTTGGCCGGCACGATGGAACATGCTGATGCGGTGGCTGCGCCGTTCCATCCGGTGGGCCGCGCGGGGCGCGGGGACGATGTGGGGCAAGTGGTCGCGTTTCTGTGCAGTGACGGCGCACGCTTCATGACGGGCGTGGATGTTCCGGTGGATGGCGGGTTTTCGTCGCTGGGGCCGGATCAGGGACTGTCGCCGCGGCACTGGTTTGCGTTGGCGGCGAAGGCGGAAGTCGAAAAGACATAAGGCGCATCGCTCGACGCCACGGTTCATTTTTCCGCCGCTGGCCGACTCGCCCGCGCCGGCCGCTGCGTCATGGCCACGCCCACGATGCACGCCAGCATGCCGATGACCAGCGTCGCGGTCAGCGGCTCATGCAGGAACAGCACCCCTGACGCGACCGCGAACACGGTCTGCAGCAAGGCATACGGTGCGACCCGTGCAATCGAACACCGGGCGATCAGCCAGAACCAGATGCCGAAGCCGGCAATGCCGCCCAGCGCGATCGTGTAGAGCAAGGCCATCCAGCCCGGCGCGGTCGCGGTGTGCAGGGATGCGAGCTGCCCGCATTCGAACAGCAGGGACATCAGCAGCACTTGCGGCACGGTCAGCACCGACATCCAGGCCAACAGCTTCATGGGTTCGAACGGGCCTGACCGCTTCACCAGAATGCTGCCGATCGCCAGGGACAGCGCCGATCCGGTGATCAGCAGCACGGGCAGAATCGCGACCGGCCCCGGACCTGCCGCGGTCAACACCACGCCCACGAAGGCGATGGCGATCCCGGTGATCACCCGCCAGGACAGCTTTTCGCCCAGCATGGGCCAGGCCAGCAGCACGGCAAATGGTGTCGTCAGCTGCATGGCGACGCCTGCCACGCTGGCCGCGCCATGCGCCAGGCCGATGAACGCAAACGAAAAGTTCAGGCCGCCCATGAACAGTGAAATCCACAGGACCGGCTTCCGTTCTTGTCTGCGCGGCAGGCCGGCAAAGGGCAGCAGCACCGCCGCGATCGCCGTGAACCGCAGGGCCAGCAGGAATAGCGGCGGGAAATCCGCGACTGCGATCTTAATGACGACGAACTGGCAGCCCCACAGCAAGGGAACCAGGATGGCGCAAAGAATCTGCAAGGGTGACATGAACATCCTCATTCAAGACTGAATGGTCCAAAAATAGGCGAGTTGAGCGCAAGGAACGCGACACCGTTCAGGCCGCGCACCGTGGTGCACACGGCAGGCCTCGGGACAGGTCGCACCACAGGTCGCACCACAAGTCGCAGAGCACGTTACACAGCGCGTCGCACGACGCCCGCCCTGACTGACGCACTTACCTGATCAACCGCCCCAGCAACGCGTCCACACTCGCCTGCCAGACCTTGCCATCCACACCTGTCTTGGCAATCACCCGCAGCCCTTCGACCATCGCCAGCAACATGCGCGCGGCATCGCGCGGCGCCAAGCCATCGGCCAAAGTGCCCTGCCCGCGCGCCCGTTCAAATGTATCGGCCAGCCGCCCTTCCACCGCCTGGAAGAACCCGCGAATGCGCTTTTCCACGTCGGCGTCCTTGCCCGCCAGCTCCATCGCGGTCGCAACCACCAGGCAGCCCTTGCGTCCCTTGGCCCCACTGTTCCGCTGCACGTAGCCGGACAGGAACAGCCGCAGCCCGTCCCACGGATCGCGCTGCCCATCCATTTCCTGATCGATACGCGCCAACGCGTTGGCGATGTAGCGATCCAGCGCGAGCAGAAACAGCCCGTGCTTGTCGCCAAACGCGGCATACAGGCTGCTGCGCGACAGGCCGGTTGCCTGCAACAGATCGGGCAGCGACGTGCCCTGGTAGCCGTTGGACCAGAAAATGTCCATGGCGCCCTGCACGACCTGCTCGGGATCGAATTCGCGGGGGCGGCCTTTTGGCAGCGGGGAAGCCAGGGTGTTCATGCCTGCATTCTGGATCGATCGTTCCTGAATAGCAAGCACGATGGCAAGTACGGAATGGACCGCCAGGCGTCAACGGGTAAACCGGTATTCCCGCAAACGCGCGGCCGGCAGAAACTAGCAGGCTGAGCATCGTGCGGGGAGACCACCGTGGCGGGTTATGTTGCGCTTCATCAGCAATCCATCAACGATCCGGAAGGCTTCTGGGGCGACCGGGCCACCCGCATCGACTGGCACGTGCCGCCCGGCCGCATTCTGGATGCCGACCGGCTGCCGTTCACACAGTGGTTCGTGGGCGGCCGCACCAATCTCTGCCATAACGCGATCGACCGCCACCTGCCCGAGCGGGCGAACGACACGGCGCTGATCTATGTGTCGACCGAAACGGGCATCGAAACCCGCTACACCTTTGCCGAACTGCATGCCGAAGTGAACCGCTTTGCCGCGATCATGCAGTCGCTGGGCGTCACGCAGCGGCATCGGGTGCTGATCTACCTGCCCATGATCCCCGAAGCGGCGTTCGCCATGCTGGCCTGCGCGCGGATCGGCGCGATCCATTCGGTGGTGTTCGGCGGCTTTGCATCGGTGGCGCTGGCATCGCGGATCGATGACGCAACGCCAACGCTGATCATCTCTGCCGACGCCGGGTCGCGCGCGGGCAAGATCCTGCCGTACAAGCCGCTGCTGGACGAGGCGATCGCGCTCTGCCGCCAGCCGCCCAAACACGTCCTGCTGGTGGACCGCGGCCTGGCCGACATGGCGCGCACGCCCGGCCGCGACGTGGACTACGCACCGCTGCGCACGCAATACATGGACGCGCAGGTGCCCTGCGTCTGGCTCGACTCCAACTTTCCGTCCTACATCCTGTACACGTCGGGCACGACCGGCAAACCCAAAGGCATCGTGCGCGACGTGGGTGGCTATGCGGTGGCGCTGGCCACGGCCATGGACCTGATCTTTCAGGGCCGGCCGGGCGATGTCATGTTCACTGCGTCCGACATCGGCTGGGTGGTCGGCCACAGCTTCATTGTGTACGGCCCGCTGATCCAGGGCGTGACCACGCTGATGTACGAAGGCACGCCGATCCGGCCCGACGGCGCGATCTGGTGGCGGCTGGTCGAGCAGTATGGCGTGACGCAGCTCTTTACCGCGCCCACAGCCATCCGTGTACTGAAAAAACAGGACCCCGAAACGCTGAAGCGGCACGACCTGTCCAGCCTGCGCACGCTGTTCCTGGCCGGCGAACCGCTGGACGAGCCCACCGCCACCTGGATCGCCGACGCCATCGGCAAGCCCGTGGTCGATAACTACTGGCAGACCGAAAGCGGCTGGCCCATGCTCGCCATTGCCCGCGGCATTGAAGACCTGCCGATCAAGTTTGGATCCCCCGGCCTGCCCGTGGTGGGCTACGACCTGCGCGTGGTGGACGAAACGACCGGCGAGACCTGCCCGCCCGGCGTCAAAGGCGTCGTGGCCGTGGCCGCCCCCCTGCCGCCGGGCTGCATGATCAGCATCTGGCACGACGACGCGCGCTATGTGTCGACCTACTGGTCGGGCTTCGAAGGCAAGATGCTGTATTCCAGTTTCGACTGGGGCGTGCAGGACGAAGACGGCTATGTCTTCATCCTGGGCCGCACCGACGACGTGATCAACGTGGCCGGCCACCGCCTGGGCACGCGGGAGATCGAAGAAAGCCTGTCCAGCCACGCTTCCATTGCCGAAGTGGCCGTGGTCGGCGTGGCCGATACCCTGAAGGGCCAGGTGGCCCTGGCCTTTGCCATCGTCCGCAATGCCGACGTGATCGCCACGACCGATGCACGCTTTGCATTGGAAGGCGAATTGATGCGCACGGTGGAACACCAGCTGGGCGCCCTCGCCCGGCCCAGCCGCGTCATCTTCGTGCCGGTGCTGCCCAAAACCCGATCAGGCAAGCTGCTGCGCCGCGCGATCCAGGCCGTGGCCGAAGGCCGCGATCCGGGGGATCTGACGACGATCGAGGACACGACGGCGCTCGATCAACTGAAGGATGCGATGCAGATGTCGTGATGGCGTAGAATCCCAGCCCCGGCCACCAAGCAAGTCCACGTATGAACGCAGCACTGGAACAGGAATTTCACGACGCGATGCTCGGCATTTTCGAGCGCGCGAAAAAAGAGGCCAGCTATTCGGCCAACCGCTTTCACCAGTTGGTGGGACGGCTGGGCGGCAAGGCCGCGGCCAAGCAGATGCTGGCGTCGAAGACGCTATCGGAAGATCTGACGCACCTGAGTCTGGCCAAGCGGCTGGACCTGTCGATGGAGGTGCTGATCCTGGAAGCGCAGTGGGCGCCGCTGTTCAGCGACCAGGAACGCGCGATCGCGGTGAAGCGCCTGAAGGACTTCGGCTACACCGCGAGCTGAGCGCGCGAGTTCACGTTCGCGGGATTTGTCTGCCGGGCTAAGCCTTCAGAGTCAGGCCCGCGCGTGCGGGCCTGCGGCTTCAGGTTTTCGGATTCGAATCTGCGGACTCAGGCCGCGGCTTCAATACCCCCCCGTTCAATGCAGGTTGGGCATCAGGGCCCGGCGCAGGTCGTCTTCCGACCGGCCGCTGCGCCGCGCGTAGTCCTCGACCTGGTCGTCGCCGATCTTGCCGACCGCAAAGTATTGCGACTGCGGATGGCTGAAGTAGAAGCCTGAGACGGACGACGCCGGGTGCATGGCGTAGCTGTCGGTCAGCACCATGCCGATGTCGTTGGCGTCCAGCACGTCGAACATGGCGCGCTTGACGGTGTGTTCCGGGCAGGCCGGGTAGCCCGGCGCGGGCCGGATGCCGACGTATTCTTCGCGGATCAGCGCCTCGTTGTTCAGGGCCTCGTCGGGCACGTAGCCCCACAGGTCCTGGCGCACGCGCACGTGCATGCATTCGGCAAAGGCTTCGGCCAGACGGTCTGCAATCGCCTTGAGCATGATGCTCGTGTAGTCGTCGTTGTCTTTCTCGAACTGCGCTTCCCACTTTTCGATGCCCAGGCCGGCGGTCACGGCGAACATGCCGATGTAGTCCTTGATGCCGGTGGATTTGGGCGCGATGAAGTCGGCCAGGCACTTGTTGTCGACCCCTTCGCGCTTGACGGTCTGCTGACGCAGGTTGTTCCAGGTGAACAGGGTCTCGGTGCGCGATTCGTCGGTGTAGACCTCGATATCGTCATCGTTGACCGTGTTGGCCGGATAGAAGGACACGATCGCATTGGCCGTCAACCAGCGGCCGTCGATCACGCGCTTGAGCAGCGCCTGGCCGTCGGCAAACACCTTGGTGGCCGAGTCGCCCACGACAGGGTCGGTCAGGATCGCGGGGAACGGGCCGTGCAGGTCCCACGTCTGGAAGAAGGGCTGCCAGTCGATGTACTGCGCGATCTCCGCCAGGTCGAAATTCTTGAACAACCGGCGGCCAATGAACTTGGGCTGGCGCGGCACATAGCCGTTCCAGTCGATCGGCGGCTTGTTGGCGCGCGCCTGTTCCAGCGTGATCAGCGGCGTGGCCTTGCGGTTGGCGTACTGCTCGCGCACCCGCGCGTATTCCACCTTGAGGTCGTCCAGGAAGGCGTTGGCCGTTTCGGACACCAGGTTCTGCGCGACCCCGACCGAGCGCGATGCGTCGGTCACGTAGATGACCGGGCCTTCGTAATGCGGCGCGATCTTGACCGCCGTGTGCACACGGCTGGTGGTGGCGCCGCCGATCAATAGCGGCGTGTTGCGGCTGCGGAAGTAGTCATCGCGCTGCATTTCGGCCGCCACATAGGCCATCTCTTCCAGGCTGGGCGTGATCAGGCCGGACAGTCCGACGATGTCGGCATTTTCGGCCTTGGCACGCGCCAGGATCTCGGCGGCGGGCACCATCACGCCCATGTTCACGACTTCAAAGTTGTTGCACTGGAGCACGACGCTGACAATGTTCTTGCCGATGTCGTGCACGTCGCCCTTCACGGTCGCGATCACGATCTTGCCCTTGGCGCGCACGTCGCCGCCAGCCGCTTCGATCTGGCGTTTTTCTTCTTCGATGTACGGGATCAGGTGGGCCACGGCCTGCTTCATCACCCGCGCCGATTTCACCACCTGCGGGAGGAACATCTTGCCCGAGCCGAACAGGTCGCCGACCACGTTCATGCCGTCCATCAACGGTCCTTCGATCACTTCGATCGGCCGTCCGCCCCGGGCTTCGATGGCTTGCCGCGCGTCTTCGGTGTCTTGCGTGATGTAGGTGTTGATGCCGTGCACCAGCGCATGCGACAGGCGATCGCCAAACGGCGCGTCACGCCAGGCCAGGTCTTCTTCGCGCTTGACGCCCGAACTCTTGACCTGGTCGGCAAACTGCACGAGCCGTTCGGTGGGCGTACGGTCGTCGGCGGGGTCTTTGCGGCCGACCGGTTCCGGGCGATCCAGCACCACGTCTTCGACCAGGTCACGCAGCACCGGATCCAGGTTGGCATACACGCCCAGCTGGCCGGCGTTGACGATACCCATCGTCAGGCCTTCGCGGATCGCGTAGTACAGGAACACGGTGTGGATGGCTTCGCGCATCGGCTCGTTGCCGCGGAACGAGAAGCTGACGTTGGAAATGCCGCCCGAAATCTTGGCGTAGGGCAGGTTCTCGCGGATCCACTTCGTGCCTTCGATGAAGTCGACGGCGTAGTGATTGTGTTCATCGATCCCGGTCGCGATGGCGAACACGTTGGGGTCGAAGATGATGTCTTCGGGCGGAAAGCCGACTTCATCAACGAGCAGGCGGTAGGCCCGTTCGCAGATGACCTTGCGGCGTTCCAGCGTGTCGGCCTGGCCCTGTTCGTCAAATGCCATGACGACGACGGCCGCGCCGTAACGGCGGCACAGGCGCGCCTGGCGCAGGAAGGGCTCTTCGCCTTCCTTCATGGAAATGGAGTTGACGACCGGCTTGCCCTGCACGCACTTGAGCCCGGCTTCGATCACGCTCCACTTGCTGCTGTCGATCATGACCGGCACGCGTGAGATATCCGGCTCGGACGCGATCAGGTTCAGGAAACGCGCCATGCTGGCCTGCGAATCCAGCATGGCCTCGTCCATGTTGATGTCGATGATCTGCGCGCCGTTTTCAACCTGCTGGCGCGCCACCGTCAGCGCCTCGTCGAACTTTTCTTCGCGGATCAGGCGCGCGAACATCTTGCTGCCCGTCACGTTGGTGCGTTCACCCACGTTCACGAACAGACTGGTCTCGTCGATGTTGAGCGCTTCCAGGCCCGACAGGCGCATCTTGCGCGGTACGTCGGGCACCGCACGCAAAGGCAGCTTGCCGACCTTGTTGGCGATGGCCGCAATGTGTTCGGGCGTCGTGCCGCAGCAGCCGCCGACCATGTTGACGAAGCCCGACCGCGCGAATTCTTCGAGCAGGCGTGACGTGTCTTCCGGCGTCTCGTCAAAGCCGGTGTCGCTGAGCGGATTGGGCAGGCCGGCGTTGGGGTACACGCACACAAAGGTGTCGCAGATCTTGGCCAGCTCGGCCACGTACGGCCGCATCAGGGCCGCGCCCAGGGCGCAGTTCAGTCCGATGGTGATGGGCCGGGCGTGGCGCATCGAATTCCAGAAGGCTTCGACCGTCTGGCCCGACAGGATCCGGCCGGATGCATCGGTGACCGTGCCCGAGATCATGACGGGCAGGCGGATGCCGCGTTGCTCGAACACGTCTTCGACCGCAAACACGGCGGCCTTGGCATTCAGGGTGTCGAACACGGTCTCGATCAGCACGAGGTCGATGCCGCCGTCGATCAGGCCGTTCAGTTGCTCGACGTAGGCGTCGTGCAGTTCGTCGAAGGTGACGTTGCGCGCCGCCGGGTCGTTCACGTCGGGGGAAATGGACGCCGTCTTGGGCTGCGGGCCCAAGGCCCCCGCCACGAAGCGCGGACGCTCGGGCGTGGAAAACAGATCACAGGCCGCGCGCGCCAGCCGCGCCGATTCCACGTTCAGCTCGTAGGCCAGTTCGGGCAGGTCGTAATCGCCCTGGGCGATGCTGGTCGCGCCGAAAGTATTGGTCTCGATCACGTCGGCGCCTGCACGCAGGTAGTCTTCGTGGATCGTCTTGATCACGTCGGGCCGCGTCAGGCTGAGCAGTTCGTTGTTGCCCTTGACGTCCTTGCCATGCGCGGCGAACCGCGCGCCGCGATAGTCGGCCTCGCCCAGTTTGACCTGCTGGATCATGGTTCCCATGGCGCCATCCAGGATCAGGATGCGCTGCGTCAGCAAACGAGCGAATTCGGCGCCCCGGGTGTAAGACTCGGGCGGATAGGGCAGCGTAGGGAAGGACATGGGCGGGCAACCGGGCAAAACCCACCGGCGCAATCTGCAAAAGGGAATCGGCTATGTTACCAACAAACCGGCTTTCCCTTGCTGCAGCGCGGCGGTTCGCCGTCTTGTCCGGCCTAGTGCAGGGCTTCGGGCGCCTGGCCGGGTTGCGGCAGGGCCAGCCCGTCCACCGGCATGATGGCCTCGGCGCCGGCACGCACGCGCCGCCGTGGAATCACGGTCAGCGGCGGCATGTCGATGCATTGCGGCACATGTCCGCGCCACGCCGCCACCGATGCCTGCACCACCGCCGGCAGCTCGCGGCTGCGATGGAATTGCGTGCGCAGCCATCGCGCGTCGCACCCTTGCTTCAGGGCGCCGTCGGCCAGGGATTGCAGCATGTCCGTCGTGCCGAGTTCGGCGGCGATCGGCGCCAGCTGTTCCAGCGTCATCCGCAAGTGGTCCATCAGGCGCATCCGCCCGTGGACCGGATCGACATAATTGCCCTGCAGACCGAAGCGGCAGGCCTGGAAGCGATTGGTGTTGTAGGCCAGCCAGGCCTCGGGCGCGGGCAGCGCGCGGCGGCTCAGCGCCACGCCCAGGGCCTGGGCGAACGCCGCCAGCTGGCAGGCCTTTTCGACCGTGAGCGGCGTATCGCACACCCGGATTTCGACCGTGCCGAATTCGGGCTTGGGGCGCACGTCCCAGTACAGGTCCTTGATGCTGTCCACCAGACCGGAGCTTTGCAGCTGGTTCAGATAGGCTTCGAAGCCATACCAGTCGGTGACCGACGGCGGCATGTGGCCCGCCATGGGGAAGGCATTGAGCGCGTTCAGGCGGCTGCACGAAAACAGCGTGTCGACGCCCTCGAAATACGGCGACGAGGCCGACAGCGCAATAAAATGCGGCACGTAGGGCGACAGCCGGTGCGTCATGGCGATCGCGTCGTCCCCCGACGCCACGCCCAGGTGGATGTGCTGGCCGAACACGGTGAACTGGCGCGCCAGGTAGCCATACATCTCGGACAGGTACTGGAAGCGGGGCGAATCGAAGATGGTCCGGTCTTGCCAGCGCATGAATGGGTGCGTGCCGCCGCCGGCAATACGGACACCCACGGTGTCGGCGGCTTCGCCCAGCACGTCGCGCATGTGGCGCATCTCTTCCAGCAGCGCGGTGGGATCCGTGTGGACGGAGGAATTCAATTCGATCATCGCGCGCGTGATCTCGGGTTTGACGCGATCGGCGATGGAGTGGTTGGCCAATTGGGCCAGCAGGTCTTCTGCGGAACCCCGCAGGTCGAACGAGTGCGCATCAACAATCTGCAATTCGAGTTCGATACCCAGGGTATGCGCAGCCGATGGGGTGAAGGCGATGGATTCCATCGAGGTCTCCTTGGGGGTGAGGCCTGGCGGGCTAGTACATACTTTACGAATGCCGCAGTTTAGCCACAAGTTCCAAGCAGATTGCCAGAAATAGATGACAGTTCAGGTTTTCCCCTAGGAACCCGCATGGGGAAAGGCCTAATCCCCTGCTGAGGGTTTTGCCGACCTGCCGAACCGCTGTA
This window encodes:
- a CDS encoding cysteine hydrolase family protein codes for the protein MTAPMTAVPMPSPASRTVVLAVHYQNDVLHRDGKVRVGLSADMDDERARVVERASALLDGARARGMAVVSARAAYREDGADVIQNCAIFRNVVSSGVLRDGTWGCAFHDGLGPVDGEFVVKHTRVNAFYGSPLEEVLRLLGATRLIIAGISTHSAVEHAARHAADIGFDVIVAEDACCSATRATHEASLASMSLIATIMTTADAVAVLAEESARARH
- a CDS encoding aromatic-ring-hydroxylating dioxygenase subunit beta is translated as MKFPLASFDALTAADLPRDDVTAIEQYLYREARLLDEDRWDDWLALFSDDGMYWAPLAAGQADPLGHVSLFWENALLREVRVKRITNPRNWSQQPRSRCARVVGNVMVDGRDPDTGDLVVSSRFHFAEWRKGGEHRSLAGSCRHHLIQDGASYRIRLKRVDLINSEAVHDLLQVFI
- a CDS encoding dienelactone hydrolase family protein, producing the protein MTGRYIDLSDASGATFRAYLAVPASGSGPGVVLCQEIFGINESMREVADYYAEEGYVVLAPDLFWRIEPGIELGYDEASWQRAFELYKAFEVDLGMKDIATTVAALRDLPECTGKVGALGFCLGGTLSYLAATRCGVDAAISYYGVGIDAYLGEANAIACPTVLHVAGKDAFCPPDAQERIRAAFADSERVRVYDYADVDHAFARTGGDHYDKASALMAHQRSIELLREAIGPRYNLSALWDKHTEYEFAIRDADKTMATMVAEPYVNHIPTMTGGVGHEQLHYFYQHHFIPRTPKDTRLIPISRTIGLTQIVDEMVFCFTHDTEVDWMLPGVPPTGKTVEIPLVAIVKFRGDKLYHEHIYWDQASVLAQVGLIDPAGLPVAGAETARKLLDETQPSNTLMTAWGKREGQA
- a CDS encoding aromatic ring-hydroxylating dioxygenase subunit alpha, translated to MTQATSPLQDADLDALVRPDKVHRKVYVDPDIFALEMERIYGHIWIYIGHDSQVPYTGDYVASQIAGHQVVMVRGADDSVNVVYNRCPHKGAMLVPEGTGNTRKLFRCPYHGWTFHLDGTMMTAPLKNGYEGTCFDPANPEFHMTKLARVERYRGFVFASMAAEGPTLKEFLGGAITSIDNLCDRSPVGEVEVAGGVFRVMQQSNWKVFYENLHDTMHPMVTHESSVVAARQQYRALPEGSPMPLELLVMDGNGEPYPFWESLELRGFDNGHGYMEAIFNPNAGNDPVMQEYKAAMHAAYGEARTAEILGMNRHNTVIYGSGSPHTVFQQFRVIRPVAVDRTLIEIYTFRLKGAPPAVFERALLYANVINSPSSNVMPDDIEVYNRVQLGNQNKVGGEWVSMHRYHGTDRKLDDGSVSINGTSELPMRNQFAAWRRYMLAGDAA
- a CDS encoding SDR family oxidoreductase translates to MESLHDKVAIVTGSTSGIGADIARALREAGCRVVLAGIDDEAGHTMAATFDDGAIYQHTDVTVDADIDACVAAAMSAYGRLDILVNNACIYADKGIASTREEWLSTLNVNLVSGAMFVQKAVPFMTQPGGVIINLGSTGGKFGAAQRALYPASKAGILQLTRNEAVTLAPQGIRVLSVSPGWTWSPTLASLAGTMEHADAVAAPFHPVGRAGRGDDVGQVVAFLCSDGARFMTGVDVPVDGGFSSLGPDQGLSPRHWFALAAKAEVEKT
- a CDS encoding DMT family transporter, producing MSPLQILCAILVPLLWGCQFVVIKIAVADFPPLFLLALRFTAIAAVLLPFAGLPRRQERKPVLWISLFMGGLNFSFAFIGLAHGAASVAGVAMQLTTPFAVLLAWPMLGEKLSWRVITGIAIAFVGVVLTAAGPGPVAILPVLLITGSALSLAIGSILVKRSGPFEPMKLLAWMSVLTVPQVLLMSLLFECGQLASLHTATAPGWMALLYTIALGGIAGFGIWFWLIARCSIARVAPYALLQTVFAVASGVLFLHEPLTATLVIGMLACIVGVAMTQRPARASRPAAEK